The Chitinophaga flava genome has a segment encoding these proteins:
- a CDS encoding FMN-binding glutamate synthase family protein, producing MAKGFIGFSITSLFIIIGLGVFFPWVYWLLILVLPVIVMGILDMRQTKHAIIRNYPVVGRMRYWMEALRPKIYQYFVESDIDGSPVNRVDRSTIYQRAKRELDTQPFGTQFNVYAEGYEWMAHSIQPRDFESMNKDPRVTIGGKDCLQPYAASIFNVSAMSYGSLSSNAVEALNGGAKIGNFAHNTGEGGISDFHLKQGGDIIWQIGTGYFGCRDEEGNFSDQLFAEKTALPQIKMIELKLSQGAKPGHGGILPAAKNTPEIAAIRHVKPYTTVYSPPYHKAFNSPREMMLFIKRLRDLSNGKPIGFKLCIGQQREFYAICKAMMETGIYPDFITVDGGEGGTGAAPPEFSNSVGMPLMDALAFVHDTLTGFHIRHQIKIIASGKILTGFHLLRALALGADTCNSARAMMMAIGCIQALQCNTNKCPTGVATQDKWLAAGLVVDDKKHRVANYHRDTIESAIELTAAIGLPEPHHITRRHIFRRVFMNQIRTFEDIYPSTPAGYLLDGQMPLALKDELQAMTIDSWSPRAEALG from the coding sequence ATGGCAAAAGGGTTTATTGGATTTTCGATTACAAGCCTGTTTATCATTATCGGTCTTGGTGTGTTTTTCCCATGGGTTTACTGGTTGCTTATTCTTGTCTTGCCTGTTATTGTAATGGGCATACTGGATATGCGACAAACCAAACATGCCATTATCCGTAATTACCCGGTAGTAGGACGGATGCGTTACTGGATGGAAGCGCTGCGGCCCAAGATCTATCAGTATTTTGTAGAAAGTGATATTGATGGAAGCCCGGTTAACCGTGTAGACCGCTCCACCATCTACCAGCGTGCCAAAAGGGAGCTTGACACCCAGCCCTTTGGTACTCAGTTCAACGTATATGCGGAAGGGTATGAATGGATGGCGCATTCCATTCAGCCACGTGATTTTGAATCTATGAACAAAGACCCGCGGGTGACCATTGGAGGCAAAGATTGTCTGCAGCCCTATGCAGCCAGCATCTTTAACGTAAGCGCCATGAGTTATGGCTCTCTCAGCTCCAATGCCGTAGAAGCCTTAAACGGCGGCGCAAAGATCGGCAACTTCGCCCATAACACCGGCGAAGGCGGTATCAGCGACTTCCACCTGAAACAAGGTGGTGACATTATCTGGCAGATTGGTACCGGTTATTTTGGTTGCCGTGATGAAGAAGGTAATTTCTCTGACCAACTTTTTGCAGAAAAAACGGCCCTGCCCCAGATAAAAATGATCGAGCTAAAACTCTCGCAGGGCGCCAAACCAGGCCATGGCGGCATTCTTCCGGCTGCTAAAAACACCCCTGAAATTGCAGCCATCCGTCATGTAAAACCTTATACTACAGTTTACTCCCCTCCTTACCATAAAGCGTTTAACAGTCCCCGTGAGATGATGTTGTTCATCAAACGGCTGCGCGATCTGAGCAATGGCAAACCGATAGGGTTTAAGCTGTGTATCGGCCAGCAGCGGGAGTTTTATGCTATCTGCAAAGCGATGATGGAAACCGGTATCTACCCTGATTTCATCACGGTAGATGGTGGAGAAGGCGGTACCGGCGCAGCACCACCGGAGTTTTCCAATTCTGTAGGTATGCCACTGATGGACGCACTGGCTTTTGTACACGACACTCTAACGGGCTTCCATATACGTCATCAGATAAAGATCATCGCATCCGGGAAAATACTGACCGGCTTTCACCTGCTGCGTGCGCTGGCACTGGGAGCAGACACCTGTAACAGTGCACGTGCCATGATGATGGCCATCGGCTGTATCCAGGCATTGCAGTGTAATACCAACAAATGTCCTACCGGCGTAGCCACACAGGACAAATGGCTGGCCGCCGGCCTCGTAGTGGACGACAAAAAACACAGAGTAGCCAACTACCACCGCGATACCATCGAGAGTGCAATAGAACTCACCGCCGCCATCGGACTGCCGGAACCACATCATATCACCCGACGCCATATTTTCCGCCGGGTGTTTATGAATCAGATACGCACCTTTGAAGATATCTACCCCAGCACTCCTGCCGGCTATTTGCTGGATGGGCAAATGCCGCTCGCACTGAAAGATGAACTGCAGGCGATGACGATAGACAGCTGGTCTCCCAGGGCTGAAGCCCTGGGCTAA
- a CDS encoding family 20 glycosylhydrolase translates to MIRHKFLGKLMTTGLLLTSTTVFAQARKSAPFDPSRLKTSWEVVENNHQGKANFLSTFTFVNNSDKPFPNKGWELYFNFVRMVKAGVLPGNVKVEHVNGDLFRLTPAENFAGIAPGDSLKLGIVGDAWAVNFTDAPSGLYIVWDDQKETGVPIKDYSIRPSTTAKQLMRYPGDKTAVVTPTDIFKQNAAIKDIPAAQLPPIFPTPVSVTNSGGNLLLDAPPVITADPALEASGKFLEKEMITLLGKRSPGKKTVAFRLDNNLAANAYTLQVTPEGIIITAGSDEGAFYGIQSLKSLITPAAWSGVQKSISIPAVQVKDYPRFNYRAFMIDVARNYHSKRDLFRILDVMALYKLNVLHYHFSDDEGWRVEIPSLPELTQVGAKRGHSTDWKNMLPPSYGSGPDTSNAAGTGYLTRNDFIEVLRYATERHIRVLPEIETPGHARAAVKSMEARYYRLKAAGKDKEANEYLLTDLEDKSQYRSVQNWNDNVMNVALPSTYRFLDKVVEELQAMYKEAGAPLPAVHMGGDEVPHGVFEKSPACLALMQQDKSVKNVNDLWYYFYRKVNDLLKARGMELAGWEETGMRKTTLDGEVSSIPNPDFANDNFQLNVWNNVIGGGQEDLSYRLANAGYKVILSGVSNFYFDMAAMKSFDEPGFYWGGFVDVDKPFYFIPFDYYRNSKVDGRGNPVTPAMFVGKDRLTGFGQSNIRGIQGLLWSETVTTSDRMEYMMLPKLLGLAERAWAQDPAWATEKDTAKSDAMYAQAWSVFTNVLGKREMPRLDYYNGGYNWRIPTAGTSVEEGVVSANVQMPGMVIRYTTNGEEPTIKSPVYTGPVKAGGKIVKFRVFNTRGRSSRTTTVKVPQPTTQLLNNKN, encoded by the coding sequence ATGATCAGGCATAAGTTTTTAGGGAAACTCATGACAACGGGGTTGTTGCTCACCAGCACTACCGTGTTTGCCCAGGCCAGGAAATCAGCTCCATTTGATCCTTCGCGTTTAAAAACCAGCTGGGAAGTAGTTGAAAACAACCATCAGGGCAAAGCCAATTTTCTGTCGACGTTCACCTTTGTCAACAACAGTGATAAACCTTTTCCCAACAAAGGCTGGGAACTGTATTTCAACTTTGTGCGTATGGTGAAAGCCGGTGTACTGCCAGGCAATGTGAAAGTAGAACATGTCAACGGTGATCTGTTTCGTCTTACACCAGCAGAAAATTTTGCCGGTATAGCTCCCGGAGATTCCCTGAAACTGGGCATCGTAGGTGATGCCTGGGCTGTTAACTTTACCGATGCACCCTCCGGCCTGTACATCGTATGGGACGATCAGAAAGAAACCGGCGTGCCTATTAAAGACTACAGCATCCGCCCTTCTACTACCGCCAAACAACTGATGCGTTATCCCGGTGATAAAACTGCCGTAGTAACGCCAACGGATATATTTAAACAGAATGCAGCCATTAAGGATATTCCTGCTGCACAGCTGCCTCCGATTTTTCCTACGCCGGTATCGGTTACCAACTCCGGCGGAAACCTGCTGCTGGACGCTCCTCCGGTGATCACCGCAGATCCTGCACTGGAAGCCAGTGGTAAGTTTCTGGAAAAAGAAATGATAACGTTGCTGGGTAAACGTAGTCCGGGTAAAAAGACAGTTGCTTTTCGCCTCGACAATAACCTGGCTGCTAACGCCTATACGCTGCAGGTAACACCTGAAGGCATCATCATTACTGCCGGCAGCGACGAAGGCGCTTTTTATGGTATACAGTCCCTGAAATCCCTGATAACACCTGCGGCATGGTCCGGTGTGCAGAAATCTATCAGCATACCGGCTGTGCAGGTGAAAGATTATCCCCGCTTCAACTACCGCGCCTTTATGATCGATGTTGCCCGTAACTATCACAGCAAACGTGATCTGTTCCGTATCCTCGATGTAATGGCCTTGTACAAACTGAATGTGCTGCACTACCACTTCAGCGATGATGAAGGATGGCGCGTTGAAATACCTTCCCTGCCCGAACTGACGCAGGTAGGCGCCAAACGCGGCCACAGCACTGACTGGAAAAACATGCTGCCGCCTTCCTATGGCTCCGGCCCCGATACCAGCAATGCTGCCGGTACCGGTTACCTCACCCGCAACGATTTTATCGAAGTACTGCGTTATGCAACGGAAAGGCATATACGCGTATTGCCGGAGATAGAAACGCCCGGCCACGCCCGTGCAGCGGTGAAATCTATGGAAGCCCGTTACTATCGCCTGAAAGCAGCCGGTAAAGACAAGGAAGCCAATGAATATCTGCTGACGGACCTGGAAGATAAATCCCAGTACCGTTCTGTACAAAATTGGAATGACAACGTGATGAACGTCGCCCTGCCTTCTACCTATCGTTTCCTCGATAAGGTAGTAGAAGAGCTGCAGGCGATGTATAAAGAAGCCGGTGCGCCACTGCCAGCCGTGCATATGGGCGGCGATGAAGTGCCACACGGTGTATTTGAAAAATCACCTGCCTGCCTGGCGCTGATGCAACAGGATAAGAGCGTGAAAAATGTAAACGACCTGTGGTATTATTTTTATCGTAAGGTGAATGACCTGCTGAAAGCCCGTGGTATGGAGCTGGCTGGCTGGGAAGAAACCGGTATGCGTAAAACCACCCTCGACGGAGAAGTGTCCAGTATACCGAATCCCGATTTCGCTAACGATAATTTCCAGCTGAACGTGTGGAACAATGTTATTGGTGGTGGTCAGGAAGATCTTTCCTATCGCCTGGCCAATGCGGGTTACAAGGTGATCCTCTCCGGTGTGAGCAACTTCTACTTTGATATGGCCGCTATGAAATCATTCGATGAACCAGGTTTTTACTGGGGTGGTTTTGTAGATGTGGATAAACCTTTCTACTTCATTCCTTTCGATTACTACAGGAATTCAAAAGTGGATGGAAGAGGCAATCCGGTGACGCCTGCTATGTTTGTTGGCAAAGACCGTCTCACTGGTTTCGGACAGTCCAATATCCGCGGTATACAAGGTTTGTTGTGGAGCGAAACCGTTACCACTTCCGATCGTATGGAATATATGATGCTGCCTAAGTTACTCGGACTGGCAGAACGTGCCTGGGCACAGGATCCGGCATGGGCTACTGAAAAAGACACTGCTAAATCAGATGCCATGTATGCCCAAGCCTGGAGCGTGTTCACCAATGTATTGGGCAAACGTGAAATGCCACGCCTCGACTATTACAACGGTGGTTATAACTGGCGTATCCCCACAGCCGGCACTTCTGTTGAGGAAGGTGTAGTAAGCGCCAATGTGCAGATGCCGGGAATGGTCATCCGATACACTACTAACGGTGAAGAACCTACGATAAAAAGTCCGGTGTATACAGGACCTGTCAAAGCAGGTGGAAAAATTGTAAAGTTCCGCGTATTCAACACCCGTGGCCGCAGTAGCCGAACTACCACAGTAAAAGTGCCGCAGCCTACTACGCAGCTACTCAACAATAAGAACTAG
- a CDS encoding DUF5916 domain-containing protein, producing the protein MHTIPRLLCCCLLSIPVSVTVMAQQQKKNESYHLKIRKATSPVKIDGVIDEQAWKDAEVATNFKMVLPMDTSAANVRTAVRMTYDQQHIYLLVENYKLGDGPYMVESLRRDFAFLKNDNFLLFMDPFDDQTNGFSFGANAAGAQWDGLMYDGGKVDLSWDNKWTSVVKNYDDKWVFEAAIPFKTIRYKKGITHWGINFSRNDLKTTEKSAWAPVPRQFATASLAYTGSLDWDTVPPAAGPNISLIPYLLGGIAKDYDKGTPAKFRRDVGLDAKVAVTSSLNLDLTVNPDFSQVDVDKQVTNLDRFELFFPEKRQFFLENGDQLSNFGYANIRPFFSRRIGLGTPIHFGARLSGKLNKDWRLGVMNMQTGRKEEIGLPAQNFTVAALQRRVFARSNVGFIFINKESLNYDPSKVVDLPVYSRYNRNMGLEYNLASSNNFWTGKAMLLKSYSPGKTGHDFAHAANLQYTSKVWNVSWQHEYVGRNYNAEVGYVPRQGYIKLMPQVTRLFFPQSGAVLSHGPQLNTTWFMDERFNRTDNETMFTYGIVFRQRNTLNVWGSNTYIRLLNPFDPTNTGKDSLQTGTRHNWNTVGADYVSKPQRLFTYAFSARYGGYYEGGTRLMTNAELGYRFQPYVSIALTANYNHIQLPQPWGNTSFWLVGPRLDVTMTNTLFFTGFMQYNEQQKNMNLNTRFQWRYRPASDLFIVYTDNYLPEPLHVKNRALVLKLVYWFNI; encoded by the coding sequence GTGCATACAATTCCACGTTTATTGTGCTGCTGCCTGTTAAGCATACCTGTATCGGTTACTGTGATGGCTCAGCAACAAAAGAAAAATGAATCTTATCATCTGAAGATAAGAAAGGCAACTTCACCTGTAAAGATTGATGGTGTAATTGATGAACAGGCCTGGAAAGATGCCGAGGTAGCCACCAACTTTAAGATGGTGTTGCCGATGGATACCAGTGCTGCTAACGTGCGGACAGCTGTAAGGATGACCTATGATCAGCAACATATTTATCTGCTGGTGGAAAACTACAAACTGGGCGATGGGCCTTACATGGTGGAATCGTTGCGGCGGGACTTTGCTTTTCTGAAGAACGATAACTTCCTGCTTTTTATGGACCCTTTTGATGACCAGACCAATGGTTTTTCTTTTGGTGCCAATGCTGCGGGAGCGCAATGGGACGGCCTTATGTATGATGGGGGTAAGGTAGATCTGAGCTGGGATAACAAATGGACTTCTGTTGTTAAAAATTATGATGACAAATGGGTTTTTGAGGCAGCTATTCCGTTTAAGACGATCCGTTATAAGAAGGGGATCACCCACTGGGGTATTAACTTCAGCCGTAATGATCTGAAGACAACGGAAAAATCGGCCTGGGCGCCGGTGCCACGGCAGTTTGCCACAGCATCGTTGGCGTATACCGGTAGCCTCGACTGGGACACGGTGCCGCCGGCAGCAGGACCTAATATTTCCCTGATACCGTATTTGTTGGGTGGTATTGCCAAAGACTATGATAAGGGCACGCCCGCCAAATTCCGCAGGGATGTGGGCCTGGATGCCAAGGTAGCGGTGACTTCCTCCCTCAATCTGGACCTTACAGTAAACCCTGATTTCTCGCAGGTGGATGTGGATAAACAGGTGACTAACCTGGACCGTTTTGAGTTGTTCTTCCCTGAGAAACGGCAGTTTTTCCTGGAAAACGGGGATCAGCTGTCCAACTTCGGTTATGCTAATATCCGGCCCTTTTTCTCCCGGCGTATCGGGTTGGGAACACCTATTCATTTTGGGGCGCGGTTGAGTGGTAAGCTGAATAAGGATTGGAGGCTGGGTGTGATGAACATGCAAACGGGGAGGAAGGAGGAAATAGGCTTGCCTGCGCAGAATTTCACGGTGGCGGCCCTGCAGCGGAGAGTGTTTGCGAGGTCTAATGTGGGCTTTATTTTTATCAATAAGGAATCATTGAATTACGATCCTTCCAAAGTGGTGGACCTGCCGGTGTATTCACGGTACAACCGTAATATGGGCCTGGAGTATAACCTGGCTTCGTCCAATAATTTCTGGACGGGTAAGGCGATGCTGCTTAAATCGTATAGTCCTGGTAAAACGGGCCATGACTTTGCCCATGCGGCCAATCTCCAGTATACCAGCAAAGTGTGGAATGTAAGCTGGCAGCACGAATATGTGGGCCGGAACTATAATGCTGAAGTGGGGTATGTGCCCCGGCAGGGATACATCAAGTTGATGCCACAGGTGACCCGTCTGTTTTTCCCGCAGTCGGGTGCGGTGTTGAGCCATGGGCCTCAGTTGAATACTACCTGGTTTATGGATGAACGTTTTAACCGTACTGATAACGAAACGATGTTCACCTATGGGATCGTTTTCCGGCAGCGGAATACGCTGAATGTATGGGGTTCCAACACTTATATCCGGTTGTTGAATCCATTTGATCCTACGAATACGGGTAAAGACAGTTTACAGACCGGTACGCGGCATAACTGGAATACGGTGGGGGCAGACTATGTATCGAAGCCTCAGCGCCTTTTTACCTATGCTTTTTCTGCCCGTTATGGGGGCTATTACGAAGGGGGGACGCGGCTGATGACCAATGCCGAGCTGGGGTACCGTTTCCAGCCTTATGTGAGTATTGCATTGACTGCCAATTACAATCATATCCAGCTCCCTCAGCCCTGGGGCAATACCTCTTTCTGGCTCGTGGGGCCCCGGCTGGACGTGACGATGACGAATACCCTGTTTTTCACCGGTTTTATGCAGTATAATGAACAGCAGAAGAATATGAACCTGAATACCCGCTTCCAGTGGCGTTACCGGCCGGCTTCCGATCTCTTTATTGTGTATACCGACAACTATCTTCCGGAGCCGCTGCATGTTAAAAACAGGGCGCTGGTGCTGAAGCTGGTGTATTGGTTTAATATTTAG
- a CDS encoding peroxiredoxin family protein, with amino-acid sequence MQHPLKLTLWFSIGFLMMVEAVTAQGYTVVSGRVKGHNGEQVSVSWWSEPGVSQAVTEEAPLQQDTFCFRLSADQVREGFVYVDAGSAGNFYGMLRAGDSVQLSFEEDTMVFTGRGALACRVQYLARHVQERIPVPVGEDAVSRAAWHREQLRVAERMLKVYRDSLPPAVYAVVRANVLGETAGKLVSCLWRIPQDSNATAQQATLYQQMIRPALPAIIPSDTTAVAVRYLNYLLQKAEADYFMQRHSQCTERDIYEWIKTHYTGVMRDKLLAHHLLQSLAAGGQPEELARCAEDYLTLVQHAACRQAIATKYDKLKKGLSKGAPAPPFTFPDSSGHNISLNYFTGKVVLLHFYDDSDQLLPSLAEINACFNKDDVVFVHICCNNGAPRKYPGVQLQAGGQTAGILEQYNISQYPGLIVIGRNGNIYATRPPDPTADHGAALADIIYAALLQ; translated from the coding sequence ATGCAACATCCCTTAAAACTGACACTTTGGTTTTCAATAGGATTCCTGATGATGGTGGAGGCAGTGACTGCACAGGGTTACACAGTAGTCTCCGGAAGGGTGAAGGGGCATAATGGCGAGCAGGTATCTGTATCCTGGTGGAGTGAGCCGGGTGTATCGCAGGCGGTGACTGAAGAAGCGCCGTTACAGCAGGATACTTTTTGTTTCCGGTTGTCTGCAGACCAGGTGAGGGAGGGTTTTGTGTATGTAGATGCGGGGAGTGCCGGCAATTTTTACGGGATGCTTCGTGCGGGGGATAGTGTACAGTTATCTTTTGAGGAAGATACGATGGTGTTTACCGGGCGTGGTGCGCTGGCCTGCCGGGTACAATATCTTGCCAGGCATGTACAGGAGCGTATTCCCGTGCCTGTGGGTGAAGACGCGGTATCCAGGGCTGCCTGGCACCGTGAGCAGTTGCGGGTTGCAGAAAGAATGCTGAAAGTTTATCGCGATAGTTTACCTCCGGCTGTATATGCGGTAGTTCGGGCGAATGTGCTGGGAGAAACGGCGGGTAAGCTGGTGAGTTGTTTATGGCGTATTCCGCAGGACAGTAATGCAACTGCTCAGCAAGCAACACTATACCAACAGATGATCAGGCCTGCATTACCGGCGATCATACCTTCGGATACTACGGCGGTGGCTGTCCGGTATTTAAATTACCTGTTGCAGAAGGCGGAAGCCGACTACTTTATGCAACGGCATAGTCAGTGTACAGAGCGCGATATCTATGAATGGATAAAAACACATTACACAGGAGTGATGCGGGATAAGCTGTTGGCTCATCATCTGCTGCAAAGCCTTGCTGCCGGCGGGCAGCCGGAAGAGCTGGCACGATGTGCGGAAGATTATCTGACGCTGGTTCAGCATGCAGCATGCAGGCAGGCTATCGCTACCAAATACGACAAATTAAAGAAAGGCCTCAGCAAAGGTGCGCCTGCGCCTCCCTTCACGTTCCCCGACAGCAGTGGACATAATATCAGTCTGAATTATTTTACAGGAAAGGTAGTGCTCCTGCATTTTTATGATGATAGTGACCAGTTGTTGCCCTCACTCGCTGAAATCAATGCCTGCTTTAATAAAGATGATGTAGTATTTGTACATATCTGTTGCAACAATGGAGCCCCGCGCAAATACCCTGGCGTGCAATTGCAGGCTGGTGGCCAGACTGCGGGGATACTCGAACAATACAATATCAGTCAGTATCCCGGTCTGATTGTGATAGGCAGGAATGGTAACATCTATGCTACCCGGCCACCAGACCCCACTGCCGATCACGGCGCAGCACTTGCCGATATTATCTATGCGGCATTATTGCAGTAG
- a CDS encoding HTH domain-containing protein encodes MPKRYFDRLQTIDYLIRIKGTGKPAQLAKRLRISERTLYEFLKMMKELGAPIEYDRYKESYYYSEKGGFNIRFSKNLVTVGTVMMLLLINLW; translated from the coding sequence ATGCCAAAGCGTTATTTTGATCGACTACAAACCATTGATTACCTCATCAGGATCAAAGGGACCGGTAAACCCGCTCAACTAGCCAAGCGGCTTCGTATTTCCGAACGAACACTCTATGAATTCCTCAAAATGATGAAGGAGTTAGGTGCTCCCATTGAGTACGACCGGTACAAAGAAAGTTATTACTACTCAGAAAAAGGTGGTTTCAACATCCGGTTCTCTAAGAACCTAGTCACCGTGGGTACAGTAATGATGCTCCTCCTGATTAATCTCTGGTAA
- a CDS encoding LytTR family DNA-binding domain-containing protein, whose translation MQNDYFILRCGDRHEKIRYDELQYLEVMNDHILLHMKGYHLATLETLDWIMSRLPLTTFQRVHQWFVVSYRHITQLGEDHVMIGSVKIPVTRQALLALAAGMAGYSADSR comes from the coding sequence ATGCAAAATGATTACTTTATACTCCGGTGTGGTGATCGGCACGAAAAAATCCGGTATGATGAATTACAATACCTCGAAGTAATGAACGATCACATCCTGTTACATATGAAAGGATATCACCTGGCTACTCTGGAAACACTGGACTGGATCATGTCCAGACTCCCCCTCACTACCTTCCAGCGGGTTCACCAATGGTTTGTAGTGTCTTACCGGCATATCACCCAACTGGGGGAAGACCATGTGATGATTGGCTCCGTCAAAATACCGGTGACCCGTCAGGCGCTCCTGGCCCTGGCTGCCGGAATGGCCGGCTACTCAGCGGATAGCCGATAA
- a CDS encoding AcvB/VirJ family lysyl-phosphatidylglycerol hydrolase, whose amino-acid sequence MKKFSANMIEAFRQHNYPVVALNALKYFWNKKTPQQAAADVAELIRYYQSAWNINNGVVLIGYSMGADVLPFIYNHLPAGIESEVTQIIFLSPSRFTDMEVHISDMLGRSGNKGMNVTAEMNRIANKPVLLVFGSEEKDFNMADLTLQHYKKLVLPGGHNYDEDANGVAGKILSAIR is encoded by the coding sequence ATGAAGAAATTTTCGGCCAATATGATTGAGGCATTCCGTCAGCACAACTACCCGGTGGTGGCGCTGAATGCGTTGAAATATTTCTGGAACAAAAAAACGCCGCAGCAGGCGGCAGCCGATGTTGCAGAGCTGATCCGGTATTACCAGTCAGCCTGGAATATCAACAACGGGGTGGTGCTGATTGGGTATTCCATGGGCGCCGATGTGTTGCCCTTTATCTACAATCACCTGCCTGCCGGTATAGAATCGGAGGTTACCCAGATCATCTTTCTTTCTCCTTCCCGTTTTACTGATATGGAGGTGCATATCTCTGATATGCTGGGCAGATCTGGCAATAAGGGGATGAATGTAACGGCGGAGATGAACAGGATCGCCAATAAGCCGGTACTGCTGGTTTTTGGGTCAGAAGAGAAGGATTTCAACATGGCAGACCTCACCCTGCAGCATTATAAAAAGCTGGTGTTGCCGGGCGGGCATAATTACGATGAAGATGCCAATGGGGTGGCCGGTAAGATCTTATCGGCTATCCGCTGA